The proteins below are encoded in one region of Lactuca sativa cultivar Salinas chromosome 3, Lsat_Salinas_v11, whole genome shotgun sequence:
- the LOC111917141 gene encoding uncharacterized protein LOC111917141 encodes MGASLLETCNGDGFGYWLVRKYIISEDGEVDVQVAVTYIILSSKDTPLAMAAVGSYLSVYYMITKIIRKMPCRIYATLKELSLGMMEKEWNVSFHWMDDS; translated from the exons ATGGGCGCTTCCTTGTTAGAAACATGCAATG GAGATGGTTTTGGATATTGGCTGGTGAGGAAATATATTATTTCTGAAGATGGAGAAGTTGATGTTCAAGTTGCAGTCACATATATTATCCTG AGCTCGAAAGACACCCCTTTGGCAATGGCTGCAGTGGGGTCTTATTTAAGTGTATACTACATGATCACGAAGATTATACGGAAAATGCCATGTAGGATCTATGCAACCCTCAAAGAGCTTAGCCTTGGTATGATGGAGAAGGAATGGAATGTATCATTCCATTGGATGGACGATTCCTGA